Genomic segment of Candidatus Eisenbacteria bacterium:
GTGCAGGAATCCATAGTGGTCCAGGCCGGCAACGGAGCGCTCGATTCGGCGGATTCGGTCCAAGATGTCCTCGATGAGGAGACCTACCGGCCTACGCGACATCGACCAGCTCCTCCTCGATGACCGCCCAGTGCCGCGGGGTAATGGCTCGGCGGGAAACCACGTCAGCGTGAACGCCGAGCAGGGATTCGATCCGCTCCGCCAGATCCACGAACCGGAGACCGATCGAAGGATCGACCTCCACAAGAATATCCACGTCGCTGGCCTCGGTCTGCTGACCGCGGGCGTAGGAGCCGAACAGGGCGAGCCGGGTCACACGAAAGTCCCGCGCGAGCTCGGGCATGGCTTGCTGTAGGATTCCAAGGATTTCCTGCGCGCTCCGCATGTTCATTCTCCGGTCTGGATGCCCCGATCGCCACCCATTCGTCCGTGGGGCATCCCGGGGCATTTGGCTCTCAACGCAACTTCAAACGCAGTTTCCTTCCGTCCGTTTCCCGAGGCAAGACCTGAGGGTCAAACGGTGGGCTGGTCCTAGCCGAGTCTCCGAACAAAACTGTAGCAGGGACCGTAGCAGATCTTCGCTGCAGGGCGCTAGGCGGTTTGGATGTGCTTGATTGACAGA
This window contains:
- a CDS encoding nucleotidyltransferase family protein, whose translation is MPRDAPRTNGWRSGHPDRRMNMRSAQEILGILQQAMPELARDFRVTRLALFGSYARGQQTEASDVDILVEVDPSIGLRFVDLAERIESLLGVHADVVSRRAITPRHWAVIEEELVDVA